In Streptomyces sp. NBC_01426, one genomic interval encodes:
- a CDS encoding alkaline phosphatase D family protein: MTSHLSPSPAATNPRRRTVVLGAAAAAALAPIATLGLSPAHAAQTAPAFLHGIASGDPLPDGVLLWTRVTPSPEAVPGSGLGPATAVGWEVAEDRNFTRVVAGGAVTATAAADHTVKVDVRGLRPHTSYWYRFTAGETVSAIGRTLTAPPVDAATPGIRFGVVSCANWESGYFSAYRHLAARTDLDAVLHLGDYVYEYASGAYPEAKYVVRPHQPRHEIVSLADYRTRHGAYKTDVDLQALHAAHPVVAIWDDHEFANDAWSGGAENHTPGAEGDWAARASAAKQAYFEWMPVRASIAGTVYRRLRFGSLVDLHLLDLRTFRSQQVKVGSGAVDDPERTITGRAQLDWLKSGLANSNATWKLVGTSVMISPVAFGSLPAHLLKPLAKLLGLPEGGLAISTDQWDGYTDDRKELLGHLKDRGIKNTVFLTGDIHMAWANDVPVNMATYPGSGTAATEFVVTSVTSDNIDDILHVPADTASLVAETAIKAANWHVKWLDMDAHGYGVLDVTGERSQMDYFVVSDKRRQDARSTWARSYRTLNGTQKVERADRPVS, from the coding sequence GTGACCAGTCATCTCTCTCCTTCCCCCGCCGCGACAAACCCGCGCCGCCGTACGGTGGTTCTGGGCGCCGCGGCCGCGGCCGCGCTCGCACCGATCGCCACGCTGGGCCTCTCGCCCGCCCACGCGGCGCAGACCGCCCCCGCCTTCCTGCACGGCATCGCCTCCGGCGACCCGCTGCCCGACGGGGTCCTCCTGTGGACCCGCGTCACCCCCTCCCCCGAGGCCGTCCCCGGTTCCGGCCTCGGCCCGGCCACCGCCGTGGGCTGGGAGGTGGCCGAGGACCGCAACTTCACCCGGGTCGTGGCGGGCGGCGCCGTCACGGCGACCGCCGCCGCCGACCACACGGTCAAGGTGGACGTGCGCGGCCTGCGCCCGCACACCTCGTACTGGTACCGCTTCACCGCAGGGGAGACCGTCTCCGCGATCGGGCGCACCCTGACCGCCCCGCCCGTCGACGCGGCCACGCCGGGGATCCGCTTCGGCGTGGTCTCCTGCGCGAACTGGGAGTCCGGGTACTTCTCCGCGTACCGGCACCTGGCGGCCCGCACCGACCTGGACGCGGTCCTGCACCTGGGCGACTACGTGTACGAGTACGCCTCCGGGGCCTATCCCGAGGCCAAGTACGTCGTGCGCCCGCACCAGCCGCGGCACGAGATCGTCTCGTTGGCCGACTACCGGACCCGGCACGGCGCGTACAAGACCGACGTGGACCTCCAGGCGCTGCACGCGGCGCACCCCGTCGTCGCGATCTGGGACGACCACGAGTTCGCCAACGACGCCTGGTCCGGCGGCGCGGAGAACCACACGCCGGGCGCCGAGGGCGACTGGGCGGCCCGCGCGAGCGCCGCGAAGCAGGCGTACTTCGAGTGGATGCCGGTCCGTGCCTCCATAGCCGGCACCGTCTACCGGCGGCTGCGCTTCGGCAGCCTCGTCGACCTGCACCTGCTGGACCTGCGGACCTTCCGCTCGCAGCAGGTCAAGGTGGGCAGCGGCGCGGTGGACGACCCGGAGCGCACGATCACCGGGCGGGCGCAGTTGGACTGGCTGAAGTCGGGGCTGGCGAACTCGAACGCCACCTGGAAGCTGGTCGGCACCTCGGTGATGATCTCGCCGGTGGCGTTCGGTTCGCTGCCCGCGCACCTGCTCAAGCCCCTCGCGAAGCTGCTGGGGCTGCCCGAGGGCGGTCTGGCGATCAGCACGGACCAGTGGGACGGCTACACGGACGACCGCAAGGAGCTCCTGGGTCACCTGAAGGACCGCGGCATCAAGAACACGGTCTTCCTGACCGGTGACATCCACATGGCGTGGGCGAACGACGTCCCGGTGAACATGGCGACGTATCCGGGCTCGGGCACGGCGGCGACCGAGTTCGTGGTGACGTCGGTGACCTCCGACAACATCGACGACATCCTGCACGTGCCGGCGGACACCGCCTCACTGGTCGCCGAGACCGCCATCAAGGCCGCCAACTGGCACGTGAAGTGGCTGGACATGGACGCTCACGGCTACGGCGTCCTGGACGTGACGGGCGAGCGTTCGCAGATGGACTACTTCGTGGTCTCGGACAAGCGCAGGCAGGACGCGCGCTCCACGTGGGCCCGCTCGTACCGCACCCTGAACGGGACGCAGAAGGTCGAGCGGGCCGACCGCCCGGTTTCCTGA
- a CDS encoding DsbA family protein — protein sequence MSSRNSQANKAAARERLRVEREKQAKKDKARRQLIVAGAVVATLALAGGVGYAVVQANQPDHWEKAASAELVKPKNTSGDNGTTVVIGKPEAKKTLDLYEDSRCPACAAFEQTSGEQIKKDVDAGKFKLRYFGATFIDNAAQGEGSKNALSALGAALNVSPDAFLAYKGALYSKELHPEETVDSFAKDDYLIKVADTVPALKGNAEFKKAVEDGTYDRWALEMSKVFNKSEVKGTPTLMMDGKKIETPSTAEAYTAAIEKALAG from the coding sequence ATGAGTTCACGCAACAGCCAGGCGAACAAGGCGGCGGCCCGCGAGCGACTGCGCGTCGAGCGCGAGAAGCAGGCCAAGAAGGACAAGGCGCGCCGCCAGCTGATCGTCGCCGGCGCGGTGGTGGCCACGTTGGCCCTGGCCGGCGGCGTCGGCTACGCGGTCGTGCAGGCCAACCAGCCCGACCACTGGGAGAAGGCGGCCTCGGCGGAGCTGGTCAAGCCCAAGAACACCTCGGGCGACAACGGCACCACGGTCGTCATCGGCAAGCCCGAGGCGAAGAAGACCCTGGACCTGTACGAGGACTCGCGCTGCCCGGCGTGCGCCGCCTTCGAGCAGACCAGTGGCGAGCAGATCAAGAAGGACGTGGACGCGGGCAAGTTCAAGCTCCGCTACTTCGGCGCGACCTTCATCGACAACGCCGCCCAGGGCGAGGGTTCGAAGAACGCGCTGAGCGCGCTGGGCGCGGCGCTGAACGTCAGCCCGGACGCCTTCCTCGCGTACAAGGGGGCGCTCTACTCCAAGGAACTGCACCCCGAGGAGACCGTCGACAGCTTCGCCAAGGACGACTACCTGATCAAGGTCGCGGACACGGTCCCGGCGCTCAAGGGCAACGCCGAGTTCAAGAAGGCCGTCGAGGACGGCACCTATGACCGGTGGGCGCTGGAGATGTCGAAGGTCTTCAACAAGTCCGAGGTGAAGGGCACGCCGACCCTGATGATGGACGGCAAGAAGATCGAAACCCCCTCGACGGCGGAGGCGTACACCGCGGCGATCGAGAAGGCCCTCGCGGGCTGA
- a CDS encoding DUF2252 domain-containing protein, with translation MAVPETTNEQRAEQILDVFDTAFGELLAADPAAFQVKFRKMAASAFAFYRGTACLFYADLERDRHGGPYLDERTGRVWIHGDLHAENFGTYMDSNGRLVFNVNDFDEAYVGPFTWDLKRFAASIALIGYTKALSDEQISGLVRIYAAAYRERIHALATGAKHEEVPSFTLDTADGPLLAALRAARARTRFSLLDSMTEIRDYERRFTAGPGTIELDAATRYKVLAAFDGYLETLPEESLVRPDSYRVKDVVGRRGVGIGSAGLPSYNILLEGHSDALENDVVIYLKQAQTPAVSRHITERSVRDYFQHEGHRTVISQRALQAHADPWLGWTELDGSGQLVAEVSPYAVDLDWSDLDDPEEIAAVVADLGRATATMHAAADEAESGQSLVPFSTERAIDAAIAADEVGFPELLVDFAHAYGARARADHQIFVDLFRNGRITS, from the coding sequence ATGGCGGTTCCCGAGACGACGAACGAGCAGCGCGCCGAGCAGATACTCGATGTGTTCGACACCGCCTTCGGTGAGCTCCTCGCCGCCGACCCCGCTGCCTTCCAGGTGAAGTTCCGCAAGATGGCGGCGTCCGCGTTCGCCTTCTACCGGGGGACGGCCTGCCTCTTCTACGCCGACCTGGAGCGCGACCGGCACGGCGGCCCGTACCTGGACGAGCGGACCGGCCGGGTGTGGATCCACGGCGATCTGCACGCCGAGAACTTCGGCACGTACATGGATTCCAACGGCCGCCTCGTCTTCAACGTCAACGACTTCGACGAGGCCTACGTCGGCCCCTTCACCTGGGACCTGAAGCGCTTCGCCGCCTCCATCGCCCTGATCGGCTACACCAAGGCGCTCAGCGACGAGCAGATCAGCGGGCTCGTGCGGATCTACGCGGCCGCCTACCGGGAGCGGATCCACGCCCTGGCCACCGGCGCCAAGCACGAGGAGGTCCCCTCCTTCACCCTGGACACCGCCGACGGCCCGCTGCTGGCCGCCCTGCGCGCCGCCCGCGCGCGGACCCGCTTCTCGCTCCTCGACTCGATGACGGAGATCCGGGACTACGAGCGCCGCTTCACGGCGGGCCCCGGCACCATCGAGCTGGACGCCGCCACCCGGTACAAGGTGCTGGCCGCCTTCGACGGGTACCTGGAGACCCTGCCGGAGGAGTCCCTGGTGCGCCCGGACTCCTACCGGGTCAAGGACGTGGTGGGGCGGCGGGGCGTCGGGATCGGCTCGGCCGGCCTGCCCTCGTACAACATCCTGCTGGAGGGGCACAGCGACGCCCTGGAGAACGACGTCGTGATCTACCTCAAGCAGGCGCAGACCCCGGCGGTGTCCCGGCACATCACCGAGCGGTCGGTGCGGGACTACTTCCAGCACGAGGGGCACCGCACGGTGATCTCGCAGCGGGCCCTCCAGGCGCACGCCGACCCGTGGCTGGGCTGGACGGAGCTGGACGGCTCCGGGCAGCTGGTGGCGGAGGTCTCCCCGTACGCGGTGGACCTGGACTGGTCGGACCTGGACGACCCCGAGGAGATCGCGGCGGTGGTCGCCGACCTGGGTCGGGCCACGGCGACGATGCACGCGGCGGCGGACGAGGCGGAGAGCGGCCAGTCCCTGGTGCCCTTCTCCACGGAGCGGGCCATCGACGCGGCGATCGCCGCCGACGAGGTCGGCTTCCCGGAGCTGCTGGTCGACTTCGCCCACGCCTACGGGGCCCGGGCGCGCGCCGACCACCAGATCTTCGTCGATCTGTTCCGCAACGGCCGGATCACGTCGTAG
- the dnaE gene encoding DNA polymerase III subunit alpha translates to MTKAPFTHLHVHTQYSLLDGAARLKDMFNACNEMGMSHIAMSDHGNLHGAYDFFHTAKKAGVTPIIGIEAYVAPESRRNKRRIQWGQPHQKRDDVSGSGGYTHKTIWAANATGLNNLFRLSSDAYAEGWLTKWPRMDKETISKWSEGLIASTGCPSGELQTRLRLGQFDEALKAASEYQDIFGKERYFLELMDHGIEIERRVRDGLLEIGKKLGIPPLVTNDSHYTYAAEATAHDALLCIQTGKNLSDPDRFRFDGTGYYLKSTEEMYAIDSSDAWQEGCANTRLVAEQVDTEGMFQFRNLMPKFDIPDGYTEVTWFREETMRGMDRRYPGGIPDDRMKQAEYEMDTIISMGFPGYFLVVADFIMWAKNQGIAVGPGRGSAAGSIVAYAMGITDLDPLTHGLIFERFLNPERVSMPDVDIDFDERRRVEVIRYVTEKYGADKVAMIGTYGTIKAKNAIKDSARVLGYPYAMGDRLTKAMPADVLGKGIPLSGILDPKHPRYGEAGEIRGMYENEPDVKKVIDTAMGVEGLVRQMGVHAAGVIMSSETITDHVPVWVRHTDGVTITQWDYPSCESLGLLKMDFLGLRNLTIMDDAVKMVKANKGIDIDLLGLPLDDPKTFELLGRGDTLGVFQFDGGPMRSLLRLMKPDNFEDISAVSALYRPGPMGMNSHTNYALRKNKQQEITPIHPELEGPLEEVLAVTYGLIVYQEQVQKAAQIIAGYSLGEADILRRVMGKKKPEELAKNFVIFEEGAKKKGFSDQAIKALWDVLVPFAGYAFNKAHSAAYGLVSYWTAYLKANFPAEYMAGLLTSVKDDKDKSAIYLNECRRMGIKVLPPNVNESEPNFAAQGDDVILFGLTAVRNVGNNVVDSIIKTRKAKGKYSTFPDFLDKVEAVVCNKRTVESLIKAGAFDEMGHTRKGLVAHHEPMIDNVVAVKRKEAEGQFDLFGGMGDEGASDEPGFGLDVEFSDVEWEKSYLLAQEREMLGLYVSDHPLFGLEHVLSDKTDAGISQLTGGEHSDGAVVTIGGIISGLQRKMTKQGNAWAIATVEDLAGSIECMFFPATYQLVSTQLVEDTVVFVKGRLDKREDVPRLVAMEMMVPDLSSAGTNAPVVLTIPTVKVTPPMVTRLGEILRHHHGNTEVRIKLQGPRTTTVLRLDKHRVKPDPALFGDLKVLLGPACLAG, encoded by the coding sequence GTGACCAAGGCGCCGTTCACGCACCTGCACGTCCACACCCAGTATTCGCTGCTGGACGGTGCCGCGCGGCTGAAGGACATGTTCAACGCGTGCAACGAGATGGGCATGTCGCACATCGCCATGTCCGATCACGGCAACCTGCACGGCGCCTATGACTTCTTCCACACCGCGAAGAAGGCCGGGGTCACCCCGATCATCGGCATCGAGGCGTACGTCGCGCCGGAGTCCCGCCGCAACAAGCGCAGGATCCAGTGGGGGCAACCGCACCAGAAGCGCGACGACGTGTCCGGTTCGGGTGGATACACGCACAAGACGATCTGGGCGGCGAACGCGACCGGCCTGAACAACCTCTTCCGGCTGTCCTCCGACGCGTACGCCGAGGGCTGGCTCACGAAGTGGCCCCGGATGGACAAGGAGACCATCTCCAAGTGGTCCGAGGGGCTGATCGCCTCCACCGGCTGCCCCTCCGGCGAGCTCCAGACCCGACTGCGCCTCGGCCAGTTCGACGAGGCCCTCAAGGCCGCCTCCGAGTACCAGGACATCTTCGGCAAGGAGCGGTACTTCCTGGAGCTGATGGACCACGGCATCGAGATCGAGCGCCGGGTCCGCGACGGACTCCTGGAGATCGGCAAGAAGCTCGGCATCCCGCCGCTGGTCACGAACGACTCGCACTACACCTACGCCGCCGAGGCCACCGCCCACGACGCGCTGCTGTGCATCCAGACCGGCAAGAACCTCTCCGACCCGGACCGCTTCCGCTTCGACGGCACCGGCTACTACCTGAAGTCCACGGAGGAGATGTACGCCATCGACTCCTCGGACGCCTGGCAGGAAGGCTGCGCCAACACCCGGCTGGTCGCGGAGCAGGTCGACACCGAGGGCATGTTCCAGTTCCGGAACCTGATGCCGAAGTTCGACATCCCGGACGGCTACACCGAGGTCACCTGGTTCCGTGAGGAGACCATGCGCGGCATGGACCGCCGCTACCCCGGGGGCATTCCGGACGACCGGATGAAGCAGGCCGAGTACGAGATGGACACGATCATCTCGATGGGCTTCCCCGGCTACTTCCTCGTGGTCGCCGACTTCATCATGTGGGCCAAGAACCAGGGCATCGCGGTCGGCCCGGGGCGAGGCTCCGCAGCCGGCTCGATCGTCGCGTACGCCATGGGCATCACCGACCTCGACCCGCTCACCCACGGTCTGATCTTCGAGCGCTTCCTGAACCCCGAGCGCGTCTCCATGCCCGATGTCGACATCGACTTCGACGAGCGCAGGCGCGTCGAGGTGATCCGGTACGTGACCGAGAAGTACGGCGCCGACAAGGTCGCCATGATCGGCACCTACGGCACCATCAAGGCCAAGAACGCGATCAAGGACTCCGCCCGCGTCCTCGGCTACCCGTACGCCATGGGCGACCGGCTCACCAAGGCCATGCCCGCCGACGTCCTCGGCAAGGGCATCCCGCTCTCCGGCATCCTCGACCCCAAGCACCCGCGCTACGGCGAGGCCGGCGAGATCCGCGGGATGTACGAGAACGAGCCCGACGTGAAGAAGGTCATCGACACCGCCATGGGCGTCGAGGGCCTGGTCCGGCAGATGGGCGTGCACGCCGCCGGCGTGATCATGTCCAGCGAGACGATCACCGACCACGTGCCCGTCTGGGTACGGCACACCGACGGCGTCACCATCACCCAGTGGGACTACCCGAGCTGCGAGTCGCTCGGCCTGCTGAAGATGGACTTCCTCGGCCTGCGCAACCTCACGATCATGGACGACGCCGTCAAGATGGTGAAGGCCAACAAGGGGATCGACATCGATCTCCTCGGCCTCCCGCTCGACGACCCCAAGACCTTCGAACTGCTCGGCCGCGGTGACACCCTCGGCGTCTTCCAGTTCGACGGCGGCCCCATGCGCTCCCTGCTGCGCCTGATGAAGCCCGACAACTTCGAGGACATCTCCGCCGTCTCGGCCCTGTACCGGCCGGGCCCGATGGGCATGAACTCGCACACGAACTACGCCCTGCGCAAGAACAAGCAGCAGGAGATCACCCCGATCCACCCGGAGCTGGAAGGGCCCCTCGAAGAGGTCCTCGCGGTCACCTACGGCCTGATCGTGTACCAGGAGCAGGTGCAGAAGGCCGCGCAGATCATCGCCGGCTACTCGCTCGGCGAGGCCGACATCCTGCGCCGCGTGATGGGCAAGAAGAAGCCCGAGGAGCTGGCGAAGAACTTCGTCATCTTCGAGGAGGGGGCCAAGAAGAAGGGCTTCAGCGACCAGGCGATCAAGGCGCTGTGGGACGTCCTGGTGCCCTTCGCCGGCTACGCCTTCAACAAGGCCCACTCGGCCGCGTACGGACTGGTCTCCTACTGGACCGCCTACCTCAAGGCGAACTTCCCCGCCGAGTACATGGCGGGCCTGCTCACCTCGGTCAAGGACGACAAGGACAAGTCCGCGATCTACCTGAACGAGTGCCGGCGCATGGGCATCAAGGTGCTCCCGCCGAACGTGAACGAGTCCGAGCCGAACTTCGCCGCCCAGGGCGACGACGTGATCCTCTTCGGCCTCACCGCCGTCCGCAACGTCGGCAACAACGTCGTCGACTCGATCATCAAGACGAGGAAGGCCAAGGGGAAGTACTCGACCTTCCCCGACTTCCTGGACAAGGTCGAGGCCGTCGTCTGCAACAAGCGGACGGTCGAGTCGCTGATCAAGGCCGGCGCCTTCGACGAGATGGGCCACACGCGCAAGGGCCTGGTCGCCCACCACGAACCGATGATCGACAACGTGGTCGCGGTGAAGCGCAAGGAGGCCGAGGGACAGTTCGACCTCTTCGGCGGGATGGGTGACGAGGGCGCGAGCGACGAGCCGGGCTTCGGCCTCGACGTCGAGTTCTCCGACGTGGAGTGGGAGAAGTCGTACCTGCTCGCCCAGGAGCGCGAGATGCTCGGCCTCTACGTCTCCGACCACCCGCTCTTCGGCCTGGAACACGTCCTCTCCGACAAGACGGACGCGGGCATCTCCCAGCTCACCGGCGGCGAGCACTCCGACGGCGCGGTCGTCACCATCGGCGGCATCATCTCGGGCCTCCAGCGCAAGATGACCAAGCAGGGCAACGCCTGGGCCATCGCCACCGTCGAGGACCTGGCCGGCTCCATCGAGTGCATGTTCTTCCCGGCCACCTACCAGCTCGTCTCCACCCAGCTGGTCGAGGACACGGTCGTCTTCGTCAAGGGCCGCCTGGACAAGCGCGAGGACGTGCCGCGGCTGGTGGCGATGGAAATGATGGTTCCCGACCTCTCCTCGGCCGGCACCAACGCGCCCGTCGTCCTCACCATCCCGACCGTCAAGGTGACCCCGCCGATGGTGACCCGTCTGGGCGAGATCCTGCGCCACCACCACGGCAACACCGAGGTGCGGATCAAGCTCCAGGGGCCGCGCACCACCACCGTGCTCCGCCTCGACAAGCACCGGGTCAAGCCCGACCCGGCGCTGTTCGGCGACCTGAAGGTGCTGCTCGGCCCGGCCTGCCTGGCCGGCTAG
- a CDS encoding NYN domain-containing protein produces MDRCVVLVDAGYLLGAAASLLAGEPSRSRITVDHAALIQGLRERAEADTEQPLLRIYWFDGAPDRVPQPEHRRLRVMPRVTVRLGALTRSDGRWAQKGVDAAMHAELTELARNRACSDVVLVTGDGDLLPGLMSAKEHGVAVHLWAVQAADGDYNQSEDLVAEADERRVLDRAWITRAVRAKDLAGLCSPAPAPRPEIAAILSAPLPEAALAEAARNGASTTAADAAERGAPVPPPVTEGTRPVPTPKDLAALRAPGAAAPTHNGQSAAPAGSALRWSSDKGWVDRAGPLGEPAETASLPTLAQLTSAEQRWADREEDITTVGGDPFEVGQVFARRWMERLPESVHLQKLATMYPRIPHRIDGELLRYAARFGLLAHKDDQIDEHDRYAIRAGFWREIDVRAAAEHVAGPPAAVPAPPGTPTPPAAE; encoded by the coding sequence GTGGACCGCTGCGTCGTCCTGGTGGACGCCGGCTATCTGCTGGGCGCCGCCGCGAGCCTTCTCGCAGGGGAGCCCTCCCGCTCCCGCATCACCGTCGACCACGCCGCCCTCATCCAGGGCCTGCGCGAACGGGCGGAGGCGGACACCGAACAGCCCCTGCTGCGGATCTACTGGTTCGACGGCGCGCCCGACCGGGTGCCCCAGCCCGAACACCGCAGGCTGCGCGTGATGCCCCGCGTCACCGTCCGGCTCGGCGCGCTGACCCGCAGCGACGGCCGCTGGGCCCAGAAGGGCGTGGACGCGGCCATGCACGCCGAGCTGACCGAGCTGGCCCGCAACCGCGCCTGTTCCGACGTGGTCCTGGTGACCGGCGACGGCGACCTGCTGCCCGGTCTGATGTCCGCCAAGGAACACGGGGTCGCCGTCCACCTGTGGGCCGTCCAGGCCGCCGACGGGGACTACAACCAGTCCGAGGACCTCGTCGCCGAGGCCGACGAACGCCGGGTCCTGGACCGTGCCTGGATCACCCGGGCCGTCCGCGCCAAGGACCTCGCCGGCCTGTGCTCCCCGGCCCCCGCGCCGCGCCCGGAGATCGCCGCGATCCTTTCCGCGCCGCTGCCCGAGGCGGCCCTGGCCGAGGCCGCCCGCAACGGCGCCTCCACCACCGCGGCGGACGCCGCCGAGCGCGGCGCGCCCGTACCGCCGCCCGTCACCGAAGGCACACGGCCCGTCCCCACGCCCAAGGACCTGGCCGCCCTGCGCGCCCCCGGGGCCGCCGCCCCCACCCACAACGGCCAGTCGGCCGCCCCCGCCGGGAGCGCCCTGCGCTGGTCCTCCGACAAGGGCTGGGTCGACCGGGCCGGACCGCTCGGGGAACCCGCCGAGACCGCCTCGCTGCCCACCCTCGCCCAACTCACCTCCGCCGAACAGCGTTGGGCCGACCGCGAGGAGGACATCACCACCGTCGGCGGCGATCCCTTCGAGGTCGGCCAGGTCTTCGCGCGCCGCTGGATGGAACGGCTCCCCGAGAGCGTCCACCTCCAGAAACTGGCCACCATGTACCCCCGGATCCCGCACCGCATCGACGGTGAGCTGCTGCGCTACGCCGCCCGCTTCGGACTCCTCGCGCACAAGGACGACCAGATCGACGAGCACGACCGCTACGCCATCCGGGCCGGCTTCTGGCGGGAGATCGACGTCCGGGCGGCCGCCGAACACGTGGCCGGTCCGCCCGCCGCGGTGCCCGCGCCGCCGGGGACGCCGACGCCCCCGGCGGCCGAGTGA